The following proteins come from a genomic window of Bradyrhizobium paxllaeri:
- the nirD gene encoding nitrite reductase small subunit NirD — MTKWIEIGTLNDIPVLGSRVVRTASGDIAVFRTSDDEVFALDDRCPHKGGPLSQGIVHNKRVTCPLHNFVIELKSGTAVAPDEGCTRAHPTKVENGVVWLSVQTAVAVPAE; from the coding sequence ATGACCAAATGGATCGAAATCGGGACGCTGAACGATATTCCCGTTCTCGGCTCGCGTGTGGTGCGGACGGCCTCCGGAGACATCGCGGTATTCCGGACCAGCGATGACGAGGTGTTTGCGCTCGACGACCGCTGTCCGCACAAGGGCGGACCGTTGTCGCAGGGCATCGTCCATAACAAGCGCGTCACCTGTCCGCTGCACAATTTCGTCATCGAACTGAAGAGCGGCACGGCGGTCGCGCCCGATGAAGGATGCACGCGCGCGCATCCGACCAAGGTGGAGAATGGCGTCGTCTGGCTTAGCGTCCAGACGGCGGTGGCCGTGCCTGCCGAGTGA
- the nirB gene encoding nitrite reductase large subunit NirB — translation MLNKVNKPKLVVIGNGMAGIRTVELLLDRAPDLYDITVFGSEPYGNYNRILLSPVLAGEKTVDDIMLNTEQWYDDNGITLRKGEMIEMIDRRTCEVVTKEGARVPYDRLLIATGSNPIMLPLPGKDLPGVIGFRDIQDVEHMVQASTSYKNAVVIGGGLLGLEAANGLMKRGMTVTVVHLLDTLMERQLDQVAGGLLRKSLEERGMVFKMPAQTEAILGTDRVTGVRFADGEELPADLVVMAVGIRPNFELARKAGLHCERGIVVSDTMQTYDGRIYAVGECVQHRRQTYGLVAPLFDQAKVCANHLAMKGFATYDGSVVSTKLKVTGIDLFSAGDFAPGADKEEIVMQDASRGVYKRIILRDKKIVGAVLYGDTIDGPWYFQHLRDGTDVSHMRERLVFGAANLGDGGHSGNNSVAAMSDDTEICGCNGVCKGTIVKAISEKKLFTIDDVRAHTKASSSCGSCTGLVEQVLAFTLGGDYSAAPKVKPMCACTDHSHDDARRVIVENGLKTIPDVMKFMDWKTANGCHSCRPALNYYLLATWPGEYRDDQQSRYINERVHANIQKDGTYSVVPRMWGGVTTPDELRAIADVADKFNIPTVKVTGGQRIDLLGVKKEDLPAVWADLNAAGMVSGHAYAKGLRTVKTCVGSEWCRFGTQDSTGLGVKLEKFMWGSWTPAKVKLAVSGCPRNCAEATCKDVGVVCVDSGYEIHFAGAAGLHIKGTEFLTKVATEEETLEIIAALTQLYREQGWYLERMYKWCDRIGLDAIRKQVVDDVANRKALFSRFAHSQQFSQSDPWAARAQRGVDRNEFTPLAELELA, via the coding sequence ATGCTCAATAAAGTGAACAAGCCAAAGTTGGTGGTGATCGGCAACGGCATGGCCGGCATCCGCACGGTGGAATTGCTGCTGGACCGCGCGCCCGATCTCTATGACATCACCGTGTTCGGCTCCGAACCATACGGCAACTACAACCGCATTCTGCTGTCGCCCGTGCTTGCCGGCGAGAAGACCGTCGACGACATCATGCTCAACACGGAGCAGTGGTACGACGATAACGGCATCACGCTGCGCAAGGGCGAAATGATCGAGATGATCGATCGGCGCACCTGCGAGGTCGTGACGAAAGAGGGCGCGCGGGTGCCTTACGACCGCCTGCTGATCGCTACGGGCTCAAACCCGATCATGCTGCCGCTTCCCGGCAAGGATCTTCCTGGTGTCATCGGCTTTCGCGACATCCAGGACGTCGAGCATATGGTGCAGGCGTCGACGAGCTACAAGAATGCGGTGGTGATCGGCGGTGGCTTGCTCGGCCTTGAAGCGGCCAACGGCCTGATGAAGCGCGGCATGACCGTCACCGTCGTGCATCTGCTCGACACGTTGATGGAACGTCAGCTCGATCAGGTCGCCGGCGGATTGCTGCGCAAGTCGCTCGAAGAGCGCGGCATGGTGTTCAAGATGCCGGCGCAGACCGAGGCGATCCTCGGCACCGATCGCGTGACCGGCGTGCGCTTTGCCGACGGCGAGGAGCTCCCGGCCGACCTGGTCGTGATGGCGGTCGGCATCCGCCCCAATTTCGAGCTGGCGCGCAAGGCGGGCCTGCATTGCGAGCGCGGCATCGTCGTCTCCGACACCATGCAGACCTATGACGGGCGAATCTATGCTGTCGGCGAATGTGTCCAGCATCGGCGCCAGACCTACGGTCTCGTCGCTCCCTTGTTCGACCAGGCCAAGGTCTGCGCCAACCATCTCGCCATGAAGGGTTTTGCCACGTATGACGGTTCGGTGGTTTCGACCAAGCTGAAGGTAACCGGAATCGACCTGTTCTCCGCCGGCGACTTCGCACCGGGCGCGGACAAGGAAGAGATCGTGATGCAGGACGCCTCCCGCGGCGTCTACAAGCGGATCATCCTGCGCGACAAGAAGATCGTCGGCGCCGTGCTCTACGGCGATACCATCGACGGCCCCTGGTACTTCCAGCACTTGCGCGACGGTACCGACGTTTCGCACATGCGCGAGCGGCTGGTGTTCGGCGCCGCCAATCTCGGCGACGGCGGCCACAGCGGCAACAACTCGGTCGCCGCCATGAGCGACGACACGGAAATCTGCGGATGCAACGGCGTCTGCAAGGGCACCATCGTCAAGGCGATCAGCGAAAAGAAGCTGTTCACGATCGACGACGTGCGGGCCCACACCAAGGCATCGTCGTCGTGCGGCTCGTGCACCGGTCTTGTCGAGCAGGTTCTGGCTTTCACGCTCGGCGGCGACTATTCGGCGGCGCCGAAGGTCAAGCCGATGTGTGCCTGCACCGATCACAGCCATGACGACGCGCGCCGCGTCATCGTCGAGAATGGATTGAAGACCATTCCCGACGTCATGAAGTTCATGGACTGGAAGACGGCGAACGGATGCCACTCCTGCCGGCCGGCGCTGAACTATTATCTGCTCGCGACCTGGCCCGGCGAATATCGCGACGATCAGCAGTCGCGCTACATCAACGAGCGCGTTCACGCCAACATCCAGAAGGATGGAACCTATTCGGTCGTGCCGCGGATGTGGGGCGGCGTCACGACGCCGGACGAACTGCGCGCCATCGCCGACGTTGCGGACAAGTTCAATATTCCGACCGTCAAGGTGACCGGCGGGCAGCGCATCGATCTCCTCGGCGTCAAGAAGGAGGATCTGCCTGCGGTCTGGGCCGACCTCAATGCTGCCGGCATGGTGTCGGGTCACGCCTATGCCAAGGGATTGCGCACGGTGAAGACCTGCGTCGGTTCGGAATGGTGCCGGTTCGGCACGCAGGATTCGACCGGCCTCGGCGTCAAGCTCGAAAAGTTCATGTGGGGCTCGTGGACGCCGGCCAAGGTGAAGCTTGCGGTATCAGGTTGTCCGCGCAACTGCGCGGAGGCGACCTGCAAGGACGTCGGCGTCGTCTGCGTCGATTCCGGCTACGAGATTCACTTCGCCGGTGCTGCCGGCCTGCACATCAAGGGCACCGAGTTCCTGACCAAGGTCGCGACGGAGGAAGAGACGCTCGAGATCATCGCTGCCCTGACGCAGCTCTATCGCGAGCAGGGCTGGTATCTGGAGCGCATGTACAAGTGGTGCGACCGGATCGGTCTCGACGCGATCCGCAAGCAGGTGGTCGACGACGTCGCCAATCGCAAGGCGCTGTTCAGCCGCTTCGCCCATTCGCAGCAATTCTCGCAGAGCGATCCCTGGGCGGCGCGCGCCCAGCGCGGCGTCGATCGTAACGAATTCACCCCGCTGGCGGAGCTGGAACTCGCATGA
- a CDS encoding nitrate/nitrite transporter has product MKFAEFKKAGHWPTLLAAFLYFDISFMAWVALGPLIVYIAHDMNLAVDEKFTLVAIPVLAGALLRVPMGLLADLIGAKRTGIIAQIVVILATAWVWYFGLNSKLAIEVFGLALGIGGASFAVALPQASRWYPPQYQGVVMGIAGAGNMGVVLDTLFAPSIAEHWGWQAVFGVLLVPMLLILAYYVFAAKDAPGERKPISLKAYGALLRDPDSRWFMFFYFITFGGFVGLANALPLYFTVQYHVSGVAAGLLVGLIVAFGSGFRPVGGLIADRIGGIRSLSILFGVVVAAYLIIAFMPEGPAAPTSTGWAFTQMPRIAWISVLLFSIGVLALGMGNGAVFQLIPLRFRHEIGLMTGLVGCAGGIGGFFLAKALGIAKGMTGGFGAGFLFFGLLALLGFLGLAMVKVRWRTTWGAASGARV; this is encoded by the coding sequence ATGAAGTTTGCTGAATTCAAGAAGGCCGGCCATTGGCCCACGCTGCTCGCCGCCTTCCTCTATTTCGACATAAGCTTCATGGCTTGGGTCGCGCTTGGTCCATTGATCGTCTACATCGCGCACGACATGAACCTTGCCGTCGACGAGAAGTTCACCCTCGTCGCTATCCCGGTGCTGGCCGGTGCGCTGCTGCGGGTTCCGATGGGCTTGCTCGCCGATCTCATCGGAGCCAAGCGAACCGGAATCATCGCGCAGATCGTCGTCATCCTTGCAACGGCCTGGGTTTGGTATTTCGGCCTTAACAGCAAACTCGCGATCGAGGTGTTCGGTCTCGCGCTCGGCATCGGCGGCGCGTCATTCGCAGTGGCGCTGCCGCAGGCGAGCCGCTGGTATCCGCCGCAATATCAGGGCGTGGTGATGGGAATCGCCGGCGCCGGCAATATGGGCGTCGTGCTCGACACGCTGTTCGCGCCGTCGATCGCCGAACATTGGGGCTGGCAGGCCGTGTTCGGCGTGCTGCTGGTTCCGATGCTGCTGATCCTCGCCTATTACGTCTTCGCCGCCAAGGATGCGCCTGGCGAGCGCAAGCCAATTTCGCTGAAGGCCTATGGCGCCCTGCTGCGCGATCCCGACAGCCGCTGGTTCATGTTCTTCTACTTCATCACCTTCGGCGGTTTCGTCGGGCTGGCCAACGCGCTGCCGCTGTACTTCACCGTGCAGTATCATGTGTCCGGCGTTGCGGCGGGCCTGCTGGTGGGCTTGATCGTCGCTTTCGGCTCAGGTTTCCGTCCCGTCGGCGGACTGATCGCCGATCGCATCGGCGGCATTCGCTCCTTGTCGATCCTGTTTGGCGTCGTCGTCGCCGCGTATCTCATCATCGCCTTCATGCCGGAGGGGCCGGCCGCACCGACGTCGACCGGCTGGGCCTTCACGCAGATGCCGCGCATTGCCTGGATCTCCGTGCTGCTGTTCTCCATCGGTGTCCTTGCGCTCGGCATGGGAAATGGCGCGGTGTTCCAGCTCATTCCGCTTCGCTTCCGTCACGAGATCGGCCTGATGACCGGCCTGGTCGGCTGCGCCGGCGGCATCGGCGGCTTCTTCCTGGCCAAGGCGCTCGGCATCGCCAAGGGAATGACCGGCGGATTCGGCGCGGGCTTCCTGTTTTTCGGCCTGCTGGCATTGCTTGGTTTCCTCGGACTTGCCATGGTCAAGGTCCGCTGGCGCACCACATGGGGCGCCGCATCGGGAGCGCGGGTCTGA
- a CDS encoding bifunctional protein-serine/threonine kinase/phosphatase encodes MTIGSQRNLGVRVGFVSETGKRSANEDYVGTCLGRSGVSNRDIVAAVADGVGGHKGGREAAELAVRCFIDAYYSLPETLGVRRRASRSLEAANSWIYTQGRTDPQLSGMSCAFSSIILSRRLCHIIHIGDTRAYRLSEGRLERLTTDHIAGRGDLAHLLNRAIGFEDFARFDYATVGLRQHDRLLICSDGVHGVLADHRLQVLLSERTSPEESARALVDAALDAGSTDNMTALVLDVVDLPPADRDELTHSIATLPILDLPETGDVVDDFTLGEILSDGRYSRLFKAIDKRQGRELVLKFPHPRVASEGSYRLAFVREAWVAARVRSLWIGEIIELPAERQTRLYSVMPLYEGETLEQRLNRSPQLSLAEGIGIATKLARAVATLHRAGIIHRDIKPDNVILLKAGGLRLVDLGVARVPLLEDFPAEDIPGTASYMAPELFGGRPGDEFSDLYALGVTVYRMFTAAYPYGEIEPFSRPRFGKPSSLSRYRPDLPAWLDAVVGKALNVDPVQRYGDVIEFSHELENGAMWAKPAATSRRSLYERDPLMFWKSLSAGLVVLVILLLAWIVKN; translated from the coding sequence GTGACGATCGGTTCGCAACGAAATCTCGGGGTTCGCGTCGGCTTCGTCAGCGAGACCGGCAAGCGGTCCGCCAATGAGGATTACGTCGGGACGTGTCTCGGCCGGTCCGGCGTAAGCAATCGCGACATCGTCGCCGCGGTTGCCGACGGCGTCGGCGGACACAAGGGCGGGCGCGAAGCTGCCGAGCTCGCGGTGCGTTGTTTCATCGACGCTTATTATTCGCTCCCGGAAACACTCGGCGTGCGCCGCCGGGCGTCGCGTTCGCTGGAAGCCGCCAATAGCTGGATCTACACGCAAGGCCGCACCGATCCCCAGCTCAGCGGCATGAGTTGCGCCTTCTCCTCAATCATCCTGTCGCGGCGGCTTTGCCACATCATTCACATCGGCGACACCCGCGCCTACCGCCTGAGCGAGGGACGCCTGGAGCGGCTGACCACGGACCACATCGCCGGACGCGGCGATCTCGCGCACCTGCTCAACCGCGCCATCGGCTTCGAGGATTTTGCCCGCTTCGACTACGCCACCGTCGGGCTGCGCCAGCACGACCGGCTCTTGATCTGCAGCGACGGTGTTCATGGCGTGCTGGCCGATCACCGCCTGCAAGTATTGTTGAGCGAGCGCACCTCGCCGGAGGAATCCGCCCGCGCACTGGTCGATGCCGCGCTCGATGCCGGCTCGACCGACAACATGACCGCGCTGGTGCTCGACGTCGTCGACCTGCCGCCTGCCGACCGCGACGAGCTCACCCATTCGATCGCGACGCTGCCAATTCTGGATCTGCCCGAAACCGGTGACGTCGTCGACGATTTCACGCTCGGCGAAATATTGTCTGACGGACGCTACAGCCGGCTGTTCAAGGCGATCGACAAGCGGCAGGGCCGCGAACTCGTGCTGAAGTTTCCGCATCCGCGCGTAGCGAGTGAGGGCTCCTATCGCCTCGCTTTCGTCCGCGAGGCGTGGGTCGCGGCGCGCGTGCGCAGCCTGTGGATCGGCGAGATCATCGAACTGCCCGCCGAGCGGCAGACCCGTCTCTATTCGGTGATGCCGCTTTACGAAGGCGAGACGCTGGAACAGCGGCTCAACCGCTCGCCGCAGCTTTCGCTGGCCGAAGGCATCGGCATCGCGACCAAGCTGGCGCGCGCGGTGGCGACCCTGCATCGGGCCGGCATCATCCACCGCGACATCAAGCCCGACAACGTGATCCTGCTGAAGGCCGGCGGATTGCGGCTGGTCGATCTCGGCGTTGCACGCGTGCCGCTGCTGGAGGATTTTCCGGCCGAGGATATTCCGGGCACGGCAAGCTACATGGCCCCGGAGCTGTTCGGCGGCCGGCCCGGCGACGAGTTTTCCGATCTGTATGCACTCGGCGTCACCGTGTACCGGATGTTCACCGCGGCTTACCCGTATGGCGAGATCGAACCATTCTCGCGGCCCCGCTTCGGCAAGCCCTCCTCCCTCTCGCGCTATCGTCCCGATCTGCCGGCCTGGCTGGATGCTGTGGTCGGCAAGGCGCTCAACGTCGATCCGGTGCAGCGCTATGGCGACGTCATCGAATTCTCGCATGAGCTCGAAAACGGCGCGATGTGGGCAAAGCCCGCCGCCACGTCGCGGCGCTCACTCTACGAGCGCGATCCGCTGATGTTCTGGAAGAGCCTGTCCGCAGGACTGGTCGTGCTCGTCATCCTGCTTCTCGCATGGATCGTAAAAAACTAG
- a CDS encoding NAD-dependent succinate-semialdehyde dehydrogenase — MAYSNTQLFINGKWRPSQSGRTIAVLNPATEETIGTVAHADRADLDEALEAAAKGFKAWRAVAPFDRCRIMRKAAAIMRERNEEIAPLLTMEQGKTLAEAKIEAMLSADIIEWFAEEAKRAYGRVIPARGPGVYQIAVKEPVGPVAAFTPWNFPINQVVRKLSAGLAAGCSIIVKAPEETPAAPAQLIKAFVDAGVPDGVVNLVYGVPSEISEYLIPHPVIRKISFTGSTVIGKQLSALAGLHMKRATMELGGHAPAIVFKDADVSSAAKILAAAKYRNAGQVCISPTRMLVQDDVFREFVDKFVEGAKSMKVGNGLDPDSKMGSLANPRRVTAIEGMVQDAVGKGAKLETGGHRVGNKGYFFEPTVVSDVPKDARAMNEEPFGPLALISRFSTFDEVAEEANRLPFGLASYAFTSSTKTATAIGAAIEAGMVSINSFGLALPEVPFGGVKDSGYGSEGGTEAMEGYFNTKFITQTGV, encoded by the coding sequence GTGGCATATTCGAATACCCAGCTCTTCATCAACGGCAAGTGGCGTCCGAGCCAGTCGGGCAGGACCATCGCCGTTCTCAACCCGGCGACAGAGGAAACCATCGGCACCGTCGCGCATGCCGACCGCGCCGATCTCGACGAAGCGCTGGAAGCGGCCGCCAAGGGTTTCAAGGCCTGGCGGGCGGTGGCGCCGTTCGACCGCTGCCGGATCATGCGCAAGGCGGCCGCGATCATGCGCGAGCGCAACGAGGAAATCGCGCCGCTGTTGACGATGGAGCAGGGCAAGACGCTGGCGGAAGCGAAGATCGAAGCGATGCTGTCGGCCGACATCATCGAGTGGTTCGCCGAGGAAGCCAAGCGCGCCTATGGAAGAGTGATCCCGGCCCGCGGCCCCGGCGTCTACCAGATCGCGGTCAAGGAGCCGGTCGGCCCGGTTGCCGCCTTCACGCCGTGGAATTTCCCGATCAACCAGGTCGTCCGCAAACTCTCCGCGGGTCTCGCGGCCGGCTGCTCGATCATCGTGAAGGCGCCCGAGGAAACCCCGGCGGCTCCGGCGCAACTGATCAAGGCGTTCGTCGATGCGGGCGTGCCTGATGGTGTGGTCAACCTGGTCTACGGCGTGCCGTCGGAGATTTCGGAATATCTCATTCCGCATCCGGTGATCCGCAAGATCTCCTTCACCGGGTCGACCGTCATCGGCAAACAACTCTCCGCACTGGCGGGCCTGCACATGAAGCGCGCTACCATGGAGCTCGGCGGCCATGCGCCGGCGATCGTGTTCAAGGACGCGGACGTCTCGTCGGCGGCGAAGATTCTCGCGGCGGCGAAGTACCGCAACGCCGGCCAGGTCTGCATCTCGCCGACCCGCATGCTGGTGCAGGACGATGTGTTCCGTGAATTCGTCGACAAGTTCGTCGAAGGCGCCAAGTCGATGAAGGTCGGCAACGGCCTCGATCCCGACTCGAAGATGGGCTCGCTAGCCAATCCGCGCCGCGTCACCGCCATCGAGGGCATGGTGCAGGATGCCGTCGGCAAGGGTGCCAAGCTCGAGACCGGCGGTCACCGCGTCGGCAACAAGGGCTACTTCTTCGAGCCGACGGTGGTCAGCGACGTGCCGAAGGATGCGCGCGCCATGAACGAGGAGCCGTTCGGGCCGCTGGCCTTGATCTCCCGCTTCTCGACCTTCGACGAGGTGGCCGAGGAAGCCAACCGTCTGCCGTTCGGTCTGGCGTCCTACGCCTTCACCAGCTCGACCAAGACGGCGACCGCGATCGGTGCGGCTATCGAAGCCGGCATGGTTTCGATCAACAGCTTTGGCCTCGCGCTGCCCGAAGTGCCGTTCGGCGGCGTCAAGGATTCCGGCTATGGCTCGGAAGGCGGCACCGAGGCGATGGAAGGCTATTTCAACACCAAGTTCATCACCCAGACCGGGGTGTGA
- a CDS encoding peroxidase family protein: MHALRAAWPSKSGSQHGQFEFDNGFDGPFPFGFHWSGGGQSSGLPWSIHGHHQIPNWCPQPPAPVTIQFRSFDGSGNNLSSPGLNAAGTAVDRIGPAHFADGVSDPLDGPNPRTISNVVVGEGDANVPNEQGVSAFMYAWGQFIDHDLTLTRSDGVNDISISVPDGDPVFGDGSIMPMTRAIIDPSSGTGPDNPATPLNFSSGWLDASMVYGSDAATAASLRLPDGHMKTSEGGNLPIVNGLFAAGDPRAAENFALTSLHALFVREHNYQVDKLHKAHPNWSGDQLYNYARAIVTAEIANITYNEFLPNLIGSGTIGAYHGYNSSVDPRLSLEFNIAFRFGHSIVSAETEGLTESGEIVEGSERELRDIFFAPPSDFVASGGADGQLRHLAGDPSQAMDVRIVEDLRNFLFDPPVSMDLAAINIQRERDFGVGSLNDARESLGLARYTDIDQITSDPGTRAALKIAFSNNVDLIDLWTGGLAENHAPGALIGETFQTVIAIQFEALRDGDRFWFENQGFDTRTLQQIKQTTLADIILRNTDTQHIQDDVFISYTRHTGLKGGVESEDPEARQLVIGSDGKDTLIGGPQGDFLFAGTGKQTLTGLSGADHFVFDKGATKAVITDFQPGIDKLEFKHAGNLDWHDVRISSAHGNAVVSVGDDSIELVGIRAYALHKSDFIFDV, encoded by the coding sequence GTGCACGCATTACGTGCGGCTTGGCCGAGCAAATCTGGCTCGCAGCATGGTCAATTCGAATTCGACAACGGCTTCGACGGCCCCTTCCCGTTTGGCTTCCACTGGTCCGGCGGGGGTCAATCAAGCGGGTTGCCCTGGTCGATCCACGGTCACCATCAGATTCCGAACTGGTGCCCGCAACCGCCGGCGCCGGTCACGATCCAGTTCCGCAGCTTTGACGGTTCGGGAAACAATCTCTCCAGCCCCGGCCTCAATGCCGCCGGTACCGCGGTTGACCGTATTGGTCCCGCGCATTTTGCGGACGGTGTTTCCGATCCGCTCGACGGCCCCAATCCGCGCACCATCAGCAATGTCGTCGTTGGCGAGGGCGACGCGAACGTCCCGAACGAGCAAGGCGTGTCGGCATTCATGTACGCCTGGGGCCAGTTCATCGATCACGATCTGACGCTGACACGCAGCGACGGCGTCAATGACATCAGCATCTCGGTGCCGGATGGCGACCCGGTGTTCGGCGACGGCTCGATCATGCCCATGACCCGCGCGATCATTGATCCGTCGAGCGGAACGGGTCCGGACAATCCGGCCACTCCCCTCAATTTCAGCAGCGGCTGGCTCGACGCCTCCATGGTCTATGGCTCCGACGCGGCGACGGCGGCGAGCCTGCGCCTGCCCGACGGGCACATGAAGACCTCGGAGGGCGGCAATCTGCCGATCGTTAACGGCCTGTTCGCCGCCGGCGATCCGCGTGCCGCGGAGAACTTTGCGCTTACCTCACTGCACGCGCTGTTCGTGCGCGAGCACAACTATCAGGTCGACAAGCTGCACAAGGCGCATCCGAACTGGAGCGGCGACCAGCTCTATAACTACGCACGCGCCATCGTCACGGCGGAAATCGCCAACATCACGTACAATGAGTTTCTGCCGAACCTGATCGGCAGTGGCACGATCGGGGCTTACCACGGTTACAATTCCAGCGTCGATCCGCGCCTCTCGCTCGAGTTCAACATCGCCTTCCGCTTCGGGCATTCGATCGTCTCGGCGGAAACCGAGGGTCTGACCGAGAGCGGCGAGATCGTCGAAGGATCGGAGCGCGAACTCAGGGATATCTTCTTCGCGCCGCCGTCGGATTTTGTCGCATCCGGCGGCGCCGATGGGCAGTTGCGCCATCTGGCAGGCGACCCGTCGCAGGCAATGGACGTTCGCATCGTCGAGGATCTGCGCAATTTCCTGTTCGACCCGCCCGTGAGCATGGATCTCGCGGCGATCAACATCCAGCGTGAACGCGATTTCGGTGTCGGATCGCTCAACGACGCGCGAGAATCGCTCGGCCTCGCCCGGTATACGGATATCGACCAAATCACTAGCGATCCGGGAACGCGGGCGGCGTTGAAGATAGCGTTCTCGAACAACGTCGATCTGATCGACCTCTGGACCGGCGGCCTGGCCGAGAATCATGCGCCCGGCGCGCTCATCGGGGAAACTTTCCAGACCGTCATCGCCATACAGTTCGAGGCCTTGCGCGATGGCGACCGGTTCTGGTTCGAAAATCAGGGCTTCGACACCAGAACACTGCAGCAGATCAAGCAGACGACGCTTGCCGACATCATCCTCCGCAACACCGATACCCAACATATTCAGGACGATGTCTTCATCTCGTACACACGGCACACCGGACTAAAGGGCGGCGTCGAATCGGAAGATCCCGAGGCGCGCCAGCTCGTCATCGGCTCGGACGGCAAGGACACGCTGATCGGCGGCCCGCAGGGGGATTTCCTGTTTGCCGGCACCGGAAAACAGACGCTCACGGGATTGAGCGGCGCCGACCATTTCGTCTTCGACAAGGGCGCGACCAAGGCTGTCATCACCGACTTCCAGCCCGGCATCGACAAGCTCGAGTTCAAGCATGCCGGAAATCTCGACTGGCATGATGTCCGCATCTCATCCGCGCACGGCAATGCCGTCGTGTCGGTCGGCGATGACAGCATCGAACTGGTTGGCATTCGTGCCTATGCGCTTCACAAATCTGATTTCATCTTCGACGTCTGA
- a CDS encoding VOC family protein produces MAIDFNHTILSARDSKASAGFLAEMLGLPAPRRWGPFYMVTTNNDANLDYMNTESEIARQHYAFLVGDAEFDAIFNRIRERNLPYWADPGQRKPGEVNDHDDGRGLYFEDLNGHLLEIITRPYCSGGWNP; encoded by the coding sequence ATGGCCATCGACTTCAACCACACCATTCTTTCGGCTCGCGACAGCAAGGCCTCGGCTGGGTTCCTCGCGGAGATGTTGGGGTTGCCGGCGCCGCGGCGCTGGGGGCCGTTCTACATGGTCACGACCAACAACGACGCCAATCTCGACTATATGAATACCGAAAGCGAGATTGCTCGCCAGCACTACGCCTTCCTGGTCGGCGACGCCGAATTCGACGCGATATTCAATCGCATTCGCGAGCGGAACCTGCCTTACTGGGCTGATCCTGGCCAGCGAAAGCCGGGGGAGGTCAACGACCACGATGATGGACGCGGTCTCTATTTCGAGGACCTGAACGGTCATCTGCTCGAAATCATCACGCGTCCGTATTGCAGCGGCGGCTGGAACCCGTAG
- a CDS encoding GntR family transcriptional regulator, which produces MVPASEGLLEPVRNRGFRVVALSSKELNDIFAIRVLLEIPCVADIARAGLAPAQLAELRELAAATKRAADAGNLIEFLETDRMFHVGLIETLGNKPLTELVETLCDRVRLRGFRNASGRDYIAQSAAEHFELLDFLSQQDEAGAVAVMRRHLERSRQVWGDGHAA; this is translated from the coding sequence ATGGTTCCCGCTTCCGAGGGTCTGCTCGAGCCGGTGCGAAATCGCGGGTTTCGCGTGGTTGCGCTCTCGTCAAAGGAACTCAACGACATCTTCGCCATCCGCGTGCTGCTTGAGATCCCCTGCGTCGCCGACATCGCGCGCGCCGGTCTTGCGCCGGCACAGCTTGCAGAGTTGCGCGAGCTTGCAGCGGCGACCAAACGCGCCGCCGATGCCGGCAATCTGATCGAGTTTCTCGAGACCGACCGCATGTTTCACGTCGGGCTGATCGAAACGCTCGGCAACAAGCCGCTCACCGAGCTGGTGGAGACGTTGTGCGATCGCGTCCGGCTTCGCGGCTTCAGGAACGCCTCGGGCCGCGACTACATCGCGCAGTCGGCAGCAGAGCATTTTGAGTTGCTCGATTTCCTGTCGCAGCAGGACGAAGCCGGAGCCGTCGCAGTGATGCGGCGCCATCTGGAAAGGTCGCGACAGGTCTGGGGTGACGGGCACGCCGCATAG